The nucleotide sequence CCGCCTGAACACGGACAAGGCGAATCCGAATCCGTTCACGCTCTCGAATGATTTCATTTTGGAGCTGGGCAAGGAATTGCGTGCGCGGAAGATCGTTTATCAGGCGCTCCCGTGGACGGATGACAAGACGGTGTATGCGACGTTGCTGGACTTGGGGCTGATGGCGTTCGCGACGGATTATCCGGATGCGACGCAGAAGGAGATCGGGGCGTATTATGAGCGGAAGAAGAAGTGAGGAAGGTTTTTAGCCACGGATGGGGGAAGAGATTTTTGACAGGATTAACACGGAAGGAGTTTGAAGTTTTCAGTGTTCAGTTTTCAGTGGGAACGGCGCAAAGATGGCCACAAAGAAGCGCAGAAGGCACAAAACAACGGGGAAGAATTAGGGGGAAAGGCAGCTTCAAATATTAAGTTACGTAGATTGGGTTTTGTGGATGTTCTTGAGGGTGAATTGGTTGGGTTTTTGCTGCAAATTTTAGCGAAAAGTGGTGGTTTTCTTGCGGGTTTTGTGGGATAGATTTTAGTGCTGGCAGCTCGCTGCTGGTAAAGGAAGGGCTGCAAGCCGGTTACGTGTTTCGGGTTTTAAGTTTCGAGTTAGGGACACGGAAGGCTGAAATCCCCGCTGAGTGATTCGGTGGAATCGTTTTGGCAATTCCTTATGGAGTCATCATGGAGACGTGGTGCGGGTGAGAACCTTCGGGTGAGCCTTGACGAAAAGAGTTTGGGCATCGCGGCAGCGATTGCCCCACCATATCTCTGGTAGGATCTGTGGGTGTGTCGGGCGTGTGGATTGGGGCTCGTAAGCTGGAGGGGGAAAGGGACGTCGGTGAAGAATAAAGCCGGGGAATCTTGAATACTCACTGCGGAACCAGCCGGGTCATCAGGCATACGCTGAATCTGAAGTTCCAATCGTAGGGACGGAGGAATCGATAGCTCGCAGGGGTCGGATGGTTTCATTGCTCTTTGACATAGTTCCTTTTAAGGAATGCAGAATTAAGAAGGCGGAATGAAGAAATGGGGGCACCCTCATCCTCAATCCTTCTCCCGGCCGAAGTTCGGCTGCCAAGGGAGAAGGAAGATTGGGAAAAGTGCGCTCGTTAGCTTCTAACCATCTTCGGCTGCATTCTTTGGTGGAGTGGCTGGCGAGGGTTGGGTTTGGGAGGTTGAGGCCGGAGGCTAGAGTGCCGTAGCACAGGATGCCTTGAACGGGTTGCCGGGCGGAGCAAACCAAGCAGAAAGCCACTTCGGGGGAATGGTAGTTGCACTACGGGCCTATAGTTAAGAGGAGATAGTGTTGAGAGTTGAGTGAGGGGAAAACATCTAACATTGAAAGGAAGGTTAGTTATAGCCTCCTTGCGTCGGCTAAGGAGGGGCGGCCCGCTGAGGACAGCGAACACTACCTTAAAGTCTGTTCCGCTTAGTTAACTCGGCGGCGGTTGCGGGTTGGGGTGGAGGTTGGAAACGGGGATTGCCATGTGGGCAATCTGTCATTAGTATGTCGCATGTTTGGCTGGCAATTTGTTCCGCGCCAAGGCTTAGGCTGCATGTGCGGGATAGGGAAAAGGGACCACGCCAGGCGTTTATTGATACCCGACTGAGCGCATTTAACCGTCATGGCTGCCACATTGACTGAGAGCGAGAAAGCTCAACTCGAACAGACCATCGACATGTTCGAGGTCATCACGCAGTCCCAGCCGCAGGACTATCAGTCGCTGGAGATCCTCAAGGAAGCTTACATCAAGCTGAACCGTGAGAAGGATATGATCAATACGGCGAAGCGGATCGCTTCGGCGTATGTGCAGCTGGGCCAGCTTTCTTCGGCCATTCTCGAGTACGAGAGCATCTTGCAGAAGTATCCGGATGATCCGGATGTGCAGAAGGCGCTGGCGGAGATCGAGAATCGTGCCACGAACCTTTCCGCCGCTCCTGCCATGGAAGTGGTGGAGACGAAGGCGCCGACCGGCCAGACGCAGTTCATGCAGAAGCCGGGCGCGGGTCCGGGTGCCGCCGAACTGGAGGATGGCAAGGCGATGATGCGGAAGATCTTCGTGGACGGTAAGCTGGTGAATGCGGGTGACTTCGACATGTATTGGAACACCCCGGCGGACAAAGATCCGGCACAGACGATCGAGCCGTTCATCCAGGTCATCGCGGACAAGGGTTTGCTGCCCATCGAGCAGTCATTGAAGATCATCACGGAGCGTGCGCGGCTGGCTTACATGCCGCTGGATAAATATGACGTGGATATGGAACTGGCGCGGAGTTTCCCGAAAGGGACTTGCCGCCGCTGGTGCGTGGTGCCGATCGACCGCATGAGCAAAACGGTGATCGTGGCGACGACGAACCCCTTCAACAAACAGGCGGCTGCCGAACTGGAGAAGGCGACGAATTACCGGCTCTTGTGGTATATCGCTCCGCCAGCGGACCTGGTGAAAGTCTTGAAACGCGTGTTCCGCTAAACCACTTGAATAATTAACGTATGCCTCCCGTAAAATCATTTGGTGAACGTATCGCCGATGCGCTGGTGGAAGATGGCGTGCTGACGAGCAAGCAGGTTGAGGAGCTCCTCGAATTGCAGAAGAAGGAGGGCACGCGCCTGCTGAAATTGCTCATCGACAAGTCGTATGTGAGCGAGACGGATATGACCGTCTGCATGGGACGTGTGCTGAACACGCCGCCAGTGAACCTGCCGCGTATCGGCATCCACCCGGAAGTCGCGCTGCTGATCCCGAAAGAGGTGGCGACGAATCATAAGGTGATCCCGGTTTCACGTCTGGAAGGAAAACTCTTCCTGGCGATGGCGGACCCGCTGAACGTGCTGGCGCTGGACGACGTGAAGCGCATCACGAAGCTGGAAGTCCTGCCGATGATCGCCTCGGAAAAGGCGATCCTGGACAAGCTGAACAACCTGGAAACCAACCGGGCGAGCATGGAAGACATCATCCAGGAGGCCGATAAACAGGCCGAACTGGAGGCGGAGGCCGATGGTGCCGAGCTGGTCGCGGATGCCACGGATGACTCGAATCCGGATGCCCTGGCTGCCGCTGGTGAAGAGGCGCCGGTGATCAAGCTGGCGAACCTGATCCTGGTGCAGGCGATCAAGGACAAGTCGAGCGATATCCATATCGAGCCTTTCGAGAAGATGGTGCGTCTGCGTTACCGCACGGACGGTGCGCTGACGGACATGCCGCCTCCGCCGAAGAACATGCAGATGGCGTTGAGTTCGCGTCTGAAGATCATGTCGAACCTGGACATCGCCGAGCGCCGGTTGCCGCAAGACGGTCGTATGCGCATGAAGGTGGCGGGTCGCGACATCGACTTGCGCGTATCCTTCCTGCCGGTGGTGCATGGTGAGAAGATCGTGTTGCGCGTGTTGGACAAGTCCAACTTGTCCGCGAGCATGGACAAGCTGGGCCTGGATCCGGACAGCTTCAAGCGTATGAAATCCGCGGTGGATGCACCGCACGGTTTGATCCTGGTGACGGGCCCGACGGGTTCCGGCAAGACGACGACGCTTTACTCCTGCCTGAATGAGCTGAACAACCCGGAGTATAACATCATCACGTGCGAAGACCCGGTGGAGTTCCAGATCCCGGGCATCAACCAGGTGCCGATCAAAAAGGAGATCGGGTTGACCTTCGCTGCGGCATTACGCTCGATTCTGCGCCAGGACCCGGACATCATCATGATCGGTGAGATCCGTGACGAGGAGACGTGCGAGATCGCCGTGGAAGCGGCGCTCACGGGTCACCAGGTGTTGAGCACCATGCACTGTAACGACGCGCCGGGCGCCGTGACGCGTATGGATGACATGGGCATGGCACCGTTCTTGATCTCGTCCTCGGTGATCCTGGCGTGCGCGCAACGTCTGATGCGCCGCATCTGCCCGGTGTGCAAAGAGCCGATCCAGTATCCGCCCAAGATGTTCGAGGATCTGGGCATCGATCCAAGCTTCTTCGGGTCAACGCCCATCTTCAAGGGCCGTGGTTGCGACCGTTGCAAGAACACGGGTTACGCCGGCCGTTGTGCCATCATCGAGATCATGACAGTGACTGATGAGGTGCGGAAGATGATCCTCAAGCGTTCTTCCGGCATGGAGATCGCCGCCGTGGCGGTGAAGGAAGGCATGAAGAACCTGCGCGCGGTGGCCTTGGACAAGGTGAAGGAGGGCGTATCCACACTTGAGCAGGCGTTGGCGCTCACGATGGGTGGACACTAGTGTCCTGAGCGCAAGAGGAGCGCATGAAACGCGTCCTATTCGTGGATCATGTGGACCGGGTCCAGGGTGGAGCAGAGCTGAATATCATCGAGCTGCTTACCAAGTCCCCGTTCCCTCGCGAATGGCGCGTGGCCTGTGCCTGTCCCGATACCAGCCCGCTCTACAACGCGCTCAAGAACGCTGGCATCGAGTGCTTCGATTACCGCATACCTGCAGCATTGAGCGAGGCGCGGTTCGTGGATCGCGGTTTTCCTCTCAAGCGTTTGATGAAATGGCCGGCAGCGTTGCGTGAAGCACGCTGGCAGTTGCACACCATCATCGGACAGTTCAAGCCGGATGTATTGATCACCTGCACGAACAAGGATCACTTCGTGGCGGGCAATGCCTGCAAGCTGGTGAACTTGCCACATGTGTGGTGGGCGAATGACGCAGTCACGGGCGATTTTTTCTCCTGGCCTACGAGGAAGGCATTTGGCTGGTATGCGCGGAATGCGGGGCGATTGGTTGCGGTATCGGACTACTGCCGGGAAGCACTGACGAAATTGGGCATACCTCCGGAGAAAACGGTCACCATACATAACGGCATCCCGCAGCTCACGATCGATCCCAATCGCAGCGGGACATTGCGCGAGTTTTTCAATATACC is from Verrucomicrobiia bacterium and encodes:
- a CDS encoding tetratricopeptide repeat protein, producing the protein MAATLTESEKAQLEQTIDMFEVITQSQPQDYQSLEILKEAYIKLNREKDMINTAKRIASAYVQLGQLSSAILEYESILQKYPDDPDVQKALAEIENRATNLSAAPAMEVVETKAPTGQTQFMQKPGAGPGAAELEDGKAMMRKIFVDGKLVNAGDFDMYWNTPADKDPAQTIEPFIQVIADKGLLPIEQSLKIITERARLAYMPLDKYDVDMELARSFPKGTCRRWCVVPIDRMSKTVIVATTNPFNKQAAAELEKATNYRLLWYIAPPADLVKVLKRVFR
- a CDS encoding ATPase, T2SS/T4P/T4SS family; this translates as MPPVKSFGERIADALVEDGVLTSKQVEELLELQKKEGTRLLKLLIDKSYVSETDMTVCMGRVLNTPPVNLPRIGIHPEVALLIPKEVATNHKVIPVSRLEGKLFLAMADPLNVLALDDVKRITKLEVLPMIASEKAILDKLNNLETNRASMEDIIQEADKQAELEAEADGAELVADATDDSNPDALAAAGEEAPVIKLANLILVQAIKDKSSDIHIEPFEKMVRLRYRTDGALTDMPPPPKNMQMALSSRLKIMSNLDIAERRLPQDGRMRMKVAGRDIDLRVSFLPVVHGEKIVLRVLDKSNLSASMDKLGLDPDSFKRMKSAVDAPHGLILVTGPTGSGKTTTLYSCLNELNNPEYNIITCEDPVEFQIPGINQVPIKKEIGLTFAAALRSILRQDPDIIMIGEIRDEETCEIAVEAALTGHQVLSTMHCNDAPGAVTRMDDMGMAPFLISSSVILACAQRLMRRICPVCKEPIQYPPKMFEDLGIDPSFFGSTPIFKGRGCDRCKNTGYAGRCAIIEIMTVTDEVRKMILKRSSGMEIAAVAVKEGMKNLRAVALDKVKEGVSTLEQALALTMGGH
- a CDS encoding glycosyltransferase family 4 protein — encoded protein: MKRVLFVDHVDRVQGGAELNIIELLTKSPFPREWRVACACPDTSPLYNALKNAGIECFDYRIPAALSEARFVDRGFPLKRLMKWPAALREARWQLHTIIGQFKPDVLITCTNKDHFVAGNACKLVNLPHVWWANDAVTGDFFSWPTRKAFGWYARNAGRLVAVSDYCREALTKLGIPPEKTVTIHNGIPQLTIDPNRSGTLREFFNIPMSELLVGTAGRFTPWKGQELFLELARRWVEDNRPGHFMLIGRAFNEEQAFEEKLKQFVVKHKLDGRVHFASYQSNLPATMMELDAFLHTSTRPEPFGRVLLEAMLARVPVIAANAGGVPEIISHGEHGLLARPGDVQDYFNQMALLAASEAERQKLAAAGRERVLKQFTVNRVSQQFGKLLNELVTQ